CAGAATTCTAGAAAAAAGAACGTTCCAGTCTGGGTGCCTAGATTCATTGTAAACATAACAATTATGTAACTGTTAATGAACTGACGGTGTATCCTAACGTGGTATAGATTTAGGTGAACTAATCAATGAAAGATTATATAAATACCATGTAAATTAAACACAATAGAAATGTTTTTAGCGATTGGTTAAATAACTGAAGCAAAAGACTTAGTTCTGACATTGTGTGACCTTTTCTCCTTGCACCTCAGTTTGACAGAGCTGTAAAATAGCTGGAGAAGGACCGTCCACACAGGAAATGAAATGTTATACCACAGTGTGGGGTTCCAacaaatttgcaaaaaaaaagaaaaaaaatatcaaaaacaaaaccaaactctAATTGATTTATTGTATTGGGAATCAAGGAAAACCTACCTTTTAATTCTTTCATTGTCACTTGGCATATCCACGTCAGGATTGAAAGGATAGTTCAGCATTTCTGTACCGAAAAGATCATACTCCAAGTAACTTCCCAGCTTTGCAAACTCCAGCAGTTTCTCACTTTCAAATATTGTCCTAAAGAATAGCAAATGTACACATGACTGTTATGAAGGCCTGTGTTTCGGTTGTACCTCTAACTGGTTTAACATTGACACAACAGTAAGTGATTAATAAAGCAGGTGGAATCAATTGGTAAGTGTCGCATCCGTGTAGGGGAACTATCTATAAGTGTCTCATCAAGGTAGCAAATTCATTTAAAGAAAGAGAGCTGACATTAAACTTATGGAAAAAATCCCTTTCCCATTTCTGTAATCATGAAAGGTCACAGGAACAGGGGAAAGGCAATGCTTTTAGAAAAAGTAGAATTTAATGACAACACATGACAATCCCCACTCTGCAGAATTAATGGTGTAAGTTTAAAATGTAGACAGCAGGCATGAGATGAATGACAGGGTCCTTGTTAGAATGAATTCTTGTCATTTATACTGGAGGAAACAATACTTAAAagacatatttaaatacatacagcACCACTTACCTATCCAAATGAGACATCACAGTTTTTGAGATATCGCCCCCCGCTTCTTGCAGTATACGGATTACCTGGAAAGGTGCCTCAGTGTTCCTTCCAGGATGGATGATCACGGGGCAGCCGAGCTGAGCCTGTGCGTGGGCTGTGGCCTGCAGAACCCTTTTCTCACTCTCAGTTATAGGCCAGGAGGTCCCAATTTCTCCAATTACGCCACACTTGATATCTGTGCCATCGGCTCCATGTTCAATTTCACTGACGATAATATCTGtcagctaaaaaaataataataataataataataataataataataataataatatagagatTGATTCTTGCTCAATAATGAttatttttaactgtattttttttttttttttgtagataataacataaaataaatgaacagtAACAAGTATTATGGCTGAAGGACATGGCAAtctacatatttacattttttttttttaaaacatctttcTTGTTAGACTTCTTCAGCAGCAACTGTGGTACAGTGTGCAGGTATACAATACCATAAAACAACATACAAATGCTTTGGATTGTGGACACCACAAATGATGCTCCTCTGACGTCTGGATGTTTCAAAGACCATATGAGTGCAATTAAAAAAGTCTAGTACTTTTCACTGAATGTATATTATGCCTTTCGATCAGAGGAATTCAATCACAATTAGACATAACACAATACCATATGTTCTGTTTAGATAAAAAATATGCATGCACGTTTTTTCAGTCATTATTCCAAATTGTCATGTTCAAATCCTGTTGATTTTGCGCTGCTGCCAATGGAAAAGAACAAGGTTgattttaaatgactgtcaacTCAATCCTATTGGCAGATAGAAACAAGGCTTTAGACTTTTTAGTAGCATTACATTTGAGTGACTCCAGGTCAGGGAAACACATATCTCCTTACTTCCATGAACCACACATTAGGGGGTTAAGAATAGAGTGGGCTCCCTATTTCACTCACATTGACTCAGAGCTCTGGTATACCCAATCTTCTCTTGAGTAACTTGCACATTTAACACACCATACCTTCTCAACGGGCATGCTGCGGGTCTCACTGGAATGAGTGTCAAACACGTAGTAGCCAGCGCCAGCTACAACATGCACCCCTGTCTCTTGTGACAGCCACTTCAGAGTCTTCATGTCTCTGTTGATACCGGTGGTGGTGTTCTCCACAATGGTGCCACCACCTGCTCTCTTGAACTGCAGGAGCTCCTCTTTCACAGCCACCGTCTCCTGGTTCAGCAGCAGGTTCTCCTTGCTGCTGTAGGGGTTCTGTTGTAACCAGAACATGTTCTGCATTTCAATTTGTGCATCTGCAAGGGACTCCTGGCCAGGCGGTGGTGGACAGAAACAGAACTCGAAGGTCATGGTCAGGTGTTCATGGGTCAGGGTGCGTCCAAGTTGGTTCGGGTCAACAAGGCCCAGTACAGTTTGGACTTTACCACTTTGTGCAGACATTTTTCCTTCTATTCGATCAACGGAATTGGTGCTTGGAGGTGGTTTgactgtaaacaaaaacaaaaaacgatcTCTTAATCTGTACCTGTTTTTAGCATCGACCCCGATGAGgagatatagtggaggcagtagttacaattaaaatgtgttttttagatctggagaactgcttattcaactgtgatgaaacttggtattaccaTTATTTTGCATATGTTTTTGAGAGCATTCGATTCATCTGTATGTCACTAATATTTTTACATATGGATAACAGCTTATGGAATTGTGATGACACTTAGTATTACCATTCTTTTATTAAGATTATCATATATCACATAGGAACATAGGAAGGCgattccacatactgtaactcTAGTCATTTTAATATAGTTTACCGTGATACCTCATTTGATATATTGCCTTACCACTTAATTTCCAATAAAGCATTTTCCAAATTGCACTGACCTTTATActgttatgtatttttgtttacaactgtaagtcaccctggataagggtgtctgctaataaataaataaataaataaataaataaataaataaataaataataataataacaataataatactgttgaGATATTGTTCATGGTGATGAACTTTTTCGTTTTTAATTTATAGCCTGGggtgtatatttgtttttatttttaaaaaaataaattatgtatttgcATGGTTGATTTCTATGTACTTTGAATTAAACAGTGAATGCGTAAACTGCTGTAAACACATACCTGGCCAAGAGTACATCATGCTTGTGAAAAATCATCATAAAAGTACAACATTGATTTGCAGCAGTCAATTACAAACGAGGTCTGACTGTATACTTACAATATTAATACAGAACTTTCAAACTATTTAAAACTCATAAAATTGTAGTGCTGTATATCTTGGGAAATGCAAAGTGTAGAAGAGTAAAAAAAAcacggtgaaaaaaaaaaagatgttaaatTAGCATGTTAGAAGCATTGTAAAATCTGTGGCAACATAGGAAAACACAGAGTAAACTCCTAAACTTGTAAATGTAGTTACTGTACTGCACAATAAAAGTCGGTATGTGTTAATGTTGACCGTGTTGtctgttcagtaacttgttcataaagtttattcaaaagcCTCCTGTCTGTCAGAGAAGAAAGCACAGTGCCGCCACGTGACTCTTTTAGACtcagggtgggggtggggaaaATGGTCATGACACCGCCTGTGATATGCTGAAAAAAAGTTATTCTGCATTCACTTGTTTGATTTACACAACTTGTCATCCAAAACGGAGACTAGTTGCAGTTACTGTTGTGGTTAATAATGTATTGCCACTGACTCACCAACCACtgttctcgttttttttttttttttcaactgcatCACAATTTAAATAGATAGTTGTAAAGTATAGCCACAGGCAGCTATTTTTAGACTACAGTAATATGACAAACAGCATTCACACGACGTCAGTACGGATCAAATTCACACACACATTCGTGCACCACTGTGACATATCAACTACGGTAACAACACCCGATTTACGTAAATGACTATTTTTGACACCAAGAGAGAAGGCATGCAAATAAACGTTCAAAACCTGCAAGTAGAAATGTATTCTGTCTGCTCCATTCTGCAACACAGAGGTCAAGCAAATGTGTACTATATGACTATCGCGAGACTGCCTCCGGATTCTATATGGTCTGTACCGGAGCGCTGTGCAGTGCAAGTCGAGTCGGTCTGCAGTTTTACAACCTCCAAAAAAGCAGAACTACGTGACActtaatcaaatacataattatatgcagatgtactgaaaaaaaatactggtagGGAATGATGTTATAATATAAATTAGACTGCGTTGTTACTTACAGACATTAAGTAGTAATCCAGACAATCCACTTCAAATCGAATAACACTAACAGCGAGACTACTAGCTTCCTTACAGCTGAGATCACCCTTTTTTATTGGAGCACAGTAGCCCACTTCTCGAACTTTACCCCCAAATTCCCTACGTCACAGATTCAAAAGTTAGATTTAACACTGTGGTAAAACTAGCTTTTCAGAAGTTTACCATTGCAGTGGCAAGGTGTAAAGCATATGCAAGCAGTGTACATCCCAGGGAGCTAAGGCAAACTATGATACATGCACATTTGAATCTATATTTTTATAGGGAtgcaacagacaaaacaaaaaagcaaggtaagaaaaaaatatataaacatattaaacACAACGGAGTACAGTATTTTCTGTTGAACATCCTTTTAACATGTGCGCAGTGTCTTAGCATATATAGataaatacatataatacatCAGATTGCAGTTGATTAAAATAATCTATTGGTTTATTAGACCCAAGAAATATGATTTTCAAAATACAATTTAAGGGGATATATGTCAATTTTCATCATCAATTGCAAGACTGTTCCTCTTGAAACATTAGTAATTTGTGCACCCTTGGAAACTGACACCTGCCAATCAACTCTCTATAAAAGTCAACGTTGAATAAATGGAATAATGTTAACCTTGTCCTAGCTAATTACACATAAAGaccatttacagtatatattttcaaTGTCTTGTCTACCGTGGCTTGGATATTGTAACATGGGGAtaggagaatatatatatatatagtcagtgtATTACAAGTTGACAGAACTGCATTCTGAGATGCTCCATTATACAGCGCACAGACAAATTCTGCCAAAggtaatttaaaaatgattaattaaaccaCATTCTGGCGGTTAAGAAACAACATTAATCTAGTCGATGTATTCGTTTATCATCCAGAATCTCTCCAATGTCTCAGCGTTCCCTTCTTCAGGTAGTGTGTTCAGGTCCCATCTGTAGCACTCCAGATGGGCTCAGGACTCGGCTTGGAAATTCTGGGAGCTCCTGAAGCTTGATCGCACACGATAGGTGGGCGGTTTCTCCTTGGAAACACAGGGGCATGCTTGCCCTTGAGGTGTGTCTAGGAAGAGCACAGTACATTACTGCAGATCTATCATTGCCAGCTATCCATGTGCCTGCTGATCGGGAGAGGGCATTTGATCAGCAATCCCTGTAGGTCAGCATCTCCATGACAATGTTGCTGCCTGCAGTGATTTATATTAAATTAGGAATCTATAGCTGTAGAAAGATGTTAATAATTATTAGCCACAACCAGGAATCCTATTTGTTGGAAAATATCATGCATATTAgtgaggttctttaaaaaaaaaagtattctgcacAAGGTGATGTCAAATCCATGTCATAAAAATGTATGAATTTGTTGCCAGTTTCACAACAATTGTACAGTCAATTTTCCATTACTTTCCATCTCAGAAAGAAGCTCTGGCAGTATTATCACTGGTGccccttttcttctgttgtaCATCATATTGTTCTGTTGCTTGTACCTTCTACTTTATTTTTAGTATTCAGATATTTCAGAAATAAATAGAGAAAATTgtaaacaaaaaagacacaaatCTATTGTGCAAAACCTTATATAGCTTCCTTCTTGGAATAAGTATGACTAAGTTATTGTTATggtgtttttgtttatctttgtGCTAATAGTGCTTTTACTTACCTGTTGGCATTTTATTGTAATTGCGTtagatttattaaatatattttcaatgttTCTCTTTAACGTGAACTACACCCACGTTAGAAGCCTTATAGAAGCCAGCACCTTCTATAAACAGAAAGAGCCTTTACTAGGACTTGCAACCCTGTCCTCTTCAGTTTGCTCGGAGTATCGTTCAGTTGATGTAGGTAGCTTGGTAATTGTCCGAGACCAGCGGGACTCATTTCAGCAGTGCAGTCTTTAATAAGAAAATGTTCTGATCTCTCTGATCAGAACTTCAATCCCCAGGGTCTGTTTTTGTAGAAGACGTTGCTGTTGGAACACGTGTTTGATAAGAACTGACAAATGCTGTGGAGCTCTTTTATACAAGGATGTGATTCACTATATGCTTATCAAATCTCCCAGAGAAAGAGCCTATTAACTCAAAGTAAATTGTGCCAAGTGGTTTAAAGGGTTCT
The Acipenser ruthenus chromosome 3, fAciRut3.2 maternal haplotype, whole genome shotgun sequence genome window above contains:
- the LOC117435620 gene encoding phosphotriesterase-related protein-like isoform X2 translates to MSLTDIIVSEIEHGADGTDIKCGVIGEIGTSWPITESEKRVLQATAHAQAQLGCPVIIHPGRNTEAPFQVIRILQEAGGDISKTVMSHLDRTIFESEKLLEFAKLGSYLEYDLFGTEMLNYPFNPDVDMPSDNERIKRLRLLIGEGFEDRIVIAHDIHTKNRLTKFGGHGYSHILTNIVPKMLQRGITQHAVDNILVENPKRWLTFK
- the LOC117435620 gene encoding phosphotriesterase-related protein-like isoform X1, giving the protein MSAQSGKVQTVLGLVDPNQLGRTLTHEHLTMTFEFCFCPPPPGQESLADAQIEMQNMFWLQQNPYSSKENLLLNQETVAVKEELLQFKRAGGGTIVENTTTGINRDMKTLKWLSQETGVHVVAGAGYYVFDTHSSETRSMPVEKLTDIIVSEIEHGADGTDIKCGVIGEIGTSWPITESEKRVLQATAHAQAQLGCPVIIHPGRNTEAPFQVIRILQEAGGDISKTVMSHLDRTIFESEKLLEFAKLGSYLEYDLFGTEMLNYPFNPDVDMPSDNERIKRLRLLIGEGFEDRIVIAHDIHTKNRLTKFGGHGYSHILTNIVPKMLQRGITQHAVDNILVENPKRWLTFK